One window of the Triticum dicoccoides isolate Atlit2015 ecotype Zavitan chromosome 3B, WEW_v2.0, whole genome shotgun sequence genome contains the following:
- the LOC119281319 gene encoding probable calcium-binding protein CML12, with product MQSHRPAPEDHVREESRSARAQPTTRARTAATRTTASPARRSAFMSVPSDSGQETPPLATEGGRARLQDEQLGQLRELFLRFDLDGDGSLTKLEIAALLRSLGLRPAAGDEIHTLIASMDVDGNGTVEFDELTSSLSQLLLGPGRSSVAVDHEQLAEAFRAFDRDGNGYISAAELARSMAQMGHPICYAELTDMMREADTDGDGSISFEEFTAIMAKSAVEFLGLAAL from the coding sequence ATGCAGAGCCACCGCCCCGCCCCCGAAGACCACGTCCGAGAAGAAAGCAGAAGCGCACGAGCCCAACCAACCACCAGGGCGCGCACGGCGGCGACGAGGACAACCGCCAGCCCTGCGAGACGCTCGGCATTCATGTCCGTCCCCTCCGACTCCGGCCAGGAGACACCGCCCTTGGCGACCGAGGGCGGTCGGGCGCGCCTCCAGGACGAGCAGCTGGGGCAGCTCCGGGAGCTCTTCCTCCGCTTCGACCTCGACGGCGACGGCAGTCTCACCAAGCTCGAGATAGCCGCGCTTCTCCGCTCGCTCGGTCTCCGCCCCGCCGCGGGGGACGAGATCCACACCCTCATCGCCTCCATGGACGTCGACGGCAACGGCACCGTGGAGTTCGACGAGCTAACCTCTTCCCTCTCGCAGCTGCTCCTCGGGCCCGGCCGCTCCTCCGTCGCCGTTGACCACGAGCAGCTCGCCGAGGCCTTCCGCGCCTTCGACCGCGACGGCAACGGATACATCTCCGCCGCCGAGCTCGCGCGCTCCATGGCGCAAATGGGGCACCCCATCTGCTACGCGGAGCTCACCGACATGATGCGCGAGGCCGAcaccgacggcgacggctccattaGCTTTGAGGAGTTCACCGCCATCATGGCCAAGTCCGCCGTCGAATTTCTCGGCCTCGCCGCGTTGTGA